A single genomic interval of Thermovirga sp. harbors:
- a CDS encoding HD domain-containing protein, whose translation TPESRFAQALDHLQGFTQNCISNGKSWKENGISRERTFLRTDPPRKTDPLFAKILDYLYEVADRGEIWGD comes from the coding sequence AAACCCCCGAATCCCGGTTTGCCCAGGCGCTGGACCACCTGCAGGGTTTCACCCAGAACTGCATCTCCAACGGAAAATCCTGGAAGGAAAACGGAATCTCCAGGGAGAGAACCTTTCTCAGAACAGACCCGCCCCGCAAAACCGACCCCCTCTTCGCCAAGATCCTTGATTACCTCTACGAGGTCGCCGACAGGGGGGAAATTTGGGGAGATTAA